The DNA window TTGCTCATCGGGCCGATGAAGGCGACCACCGAGACCGCCGTCCCGACGTGCACGAGGTCGGCCGCCAACAGTTCGGTTTTGCCGCCGGCGCTCATGTAGTCGATGTAGCCGGCCTGGCCGTCCTTGGTCAGTTCCGGGATCGCGCTGGGAGTCATGACGACCGAGACCGTGCCGGACTGGGTGATGGCCAGGTTCTTACAGGTCTTCAGACCTGTGGCCAGATCGCTGATCATCGCCGCGGCCTTGTCGGCGGATGGGAAGGCGATCACTGAGGACTCGATCCCGATGGCCACGTTCGGCTTAGAGAGCTGGCGGTCGACCTCGGCGGTGGTGCCGTACTTCGTGGACAGGGCTTCCTCGGCGTCCACGAACGTCTGGCAGGCCGCGCCTCCGGTGGTCACGGTGTCCTGGGCGGTCGTGACCGCGGTGCCGTCCTGGGAGGCGTTGAAGGTGTAGCCGGCGTCGTCCTTGTCGGTCAGCAGGAGTGCGCTGATCTGGGCCGTCGTCAGGCTGCCGCCGGGAGCACCGGTCGGGGCGCCGCTGGAGGTCGCGGCCGACGTGGTCGCTGTGGCCGATCCGGCCGAGGTGCCCGACCCGGTGCTGGAGGTCGCGGGCGGCGCGGCGGCCTTCTTCGCCGACCCCCCGCAAGCCGCCGTGGCCAGCACGACTGCGGTGAGCACGGCTATGGAAACGCCTTTGGTCCCGGTCGGCATGGCGGTCAACATAGCAGCACACAGAGACGGCCGGGCAGACACGAAGTGTCCGGTCCCGGCCGTCTCCCCCCGTTTGTGCGCCCCCGCTATTCGAACCGTGCGTACTCCGAGCGCGTCATCCGGCTCAGCAGCGTCATCGAGCCGAGGATCACGCCGAGGGCGGCGACGAGCACGACGGACACGCTGATCGAATACGTCGCCAGCGGGAAGGACATCGAGACGCCCTTCGCCATGGTCCGCACGGCGATCAGTGCCATGGCGTAGGCGGCCAGGCCCGCCAGGACCGAGACCGCGACCAGGGGCAGCGCCGACTCCAGGAACACCACCCGGCGCAGCACCGCGAGCGGGGCGCCGGACAGCCGGAGCAGGGTGAACGGCCGTTTGCGCTCGACCAGGCTGCCCGCGGTGGCCACGGCGATGCCGCAGCCCGCGACGAACAGGGTCAGGCCGACGACGAACATGATCATCTGCTGTGCCGCGCGGTACTGCTCCTCGCGGACCGAGGCGACCTCGCCGAAGGTCATGGGTCCCGCGGCGTTGGTGGACCACTGGTCCGGGCTGCCCATGCCGATCAGAACCGGGGCGTGGACGTCCAGGTAGGTGCGGGCACGCTCCAGTGTCGCGGGGTTGGCGGCGGCAACCATCAGGGTCGTGACGTCCAGCTTGGACAGGTCCAGGTCGGACGGGACGGACGCGGTCGTACCTTCGCCGGACACGCGGTCCACGTCGCTGTACCCCATCACGGGGAGGTGCAGCATCAGCGGATTGTCGATGAACAGCTCGTCGCCGGCGATCACCGAGACGGTCCGGCCCGGAGCACAGCTGCCCAACGCCGGGAGCACCTTCACGTCCGCGCAGCTCACGTACTGCATCGGCGGCTGCCAGCCGAGCGGCGGCGGGGTGCCGCTGTCCGGGCTCCAGCCCGACGTGTCGGCGCCGAGGTAGATCGGGATGGCCGACACGCCCGGCATCGCGCGCAGGTCGGCCAGGGTGGTCGTGGCCTGTGCGGGAGTGAGACCGCCCGGCTGTCCCGGCCCGCCCATGTCGTAGCGCAGGCGCAGCACGTCCGTCAGCGGTGCCCGCTGGCCGGAGGTCTCGGCCGCGACGGCGGTCGGGAGCACCCCGGCCACGGCCGTTCCGACGAAGACCGCCACGGTCACGCCGGCGACCGTGCGGAACGTCGCCCTCGGGTCGTCGGCCAGGCGCCGGGCGGCCAGGGTGGTGGCCGCGCCGCCGCCGATGCGGGCCAGCAGGCGGGAGGCCCACATGGTGACCCAGGGCCCGGCGAAGACGACGCCCCACATCGTGAGGATCAGCGAAGGGTAGACCACGGCGTCGGTGTTGGAGGTGGCCGGCATGTTGACGGCGACCACGAACAGCGCCACGCCGAGCACCAGCGGGATCAGGCGCTTGACGGTCGGCGGCTTCGGCGTAGCCTTGCGGGTGACGGCCAGCGGGTCGTACTGCACCCGGCGCAGCGAGCGCACAGCGGCGAAGGCGGCGACCACGGGGACCAGGATCAGGGTCCCGAGATACCCGAGCAGTCCCGGGGACACCTCGGAGGGGAAGAACAGCGTCCCGGTGACGTTGACCTTCGCGACCTGCGAGCTCACCGCGAGATAGACGAGCGTGCCGAGGACCGCGCCCAGCGCCGCGCCGACGAAGGACTCGACCGAGGCGACCGTCGCCACCTGCCTCGGCGTGGCCCCGACCAGGCGCATCGCGGCGTAGCGCTCCTCGCGGCGGGCCGCGGACAGCCGGGTGGCGGTGCCGACCATGATGATGATCGGGAGCAGCAGCGCGACGGTGCCGAAGGCGAAGGCGAACCGGTAGATGGTGGTGGTGCCCTTCACCTCCTTGACCGTCGACATCGCGGTGATCGACTCGGTGGCCGGGCGCTTCGCGAGGTCGGCCGGGGTGTGGCCGATGACGATGGCCAGTTCCTGCGGGCTGTAGAGCGCGGTCTTCGGGATGAGGCCGACCTGGTGGCCGGGGAAGCGGGCGCCGAGTTCCGCGGCCGGGACGGTGGCGAGCAGGTGCGACAGGGCCGGGGAGACGTAGTACTCGCCGGCGGCGGGCACCGCGGTCATGCCGGGCAGGGTCGGGGCGTCGGCGGTGAGCGCCGCGACGTCCAGGCGGCGCAGCTCCGTGCCCTGGTAGAAGTCCTGGGAGAAGTTCCACAGCTCCTTGGCGCCGGCCTGCTCGGCGGCCGCCACGTTGATCGTGCCGTCGGGGTTCGTGTCGGCGTTCGTCGCGCCGTTCGCCCCGTTCGCTCCGTTCGCGCCGGCGCCGCGATGCGGGCCCGAGGCCGCGTTCGAGGTCCCGACTCCCGTCGGCGAGCACTCCCAGCACTGCCGGGCGGTGGTGCTCTGGTAGGCGTTGAACAGGCTGAAGACGCCGAGCATGACGGCGACCCCGACGGCCACCGCGAGCGACGTCACGACCAGCCGGACCACGGCCTCGCGGCCGCCGCGCAGCGTCAGGCGCATCCCCATGCGGATCATGGTCAGGCCACCGCCGAGCTCGGAGTGGTGAGCGCGCGGCCGTCGCGCACCACGATCTCGCGGTCGGCGTAGGCGGCCACCCGGGCGTCGTGGGTGACCAGCACGACCGTGGTGCCCTCCTCGCGGACCGTGTTGACCAGCAGGTTCATCACGGTCTCGCCGGTCAGCGTGTCCAGCGCTCCGGTGGGCTCGTCGGCGAACAGCACGCGCGGCTTGTGCACCAGCGCGCGGGCCAGCGCGACGCGCTGCGCCTGGCCGCCGGACAGCTCCCCGCTGCGGTGGTCGCCGTGCTCCTGCAGGCCGAGGCGTTCCAGCCACGGCGCGGCCTGCGCGTACGCCTGCTTGCGCGGCTTCTTGGCCAGCAGCAGCGGCAGCGCGATGTTGTCCAGGGCGGTCAGCTCCGGCACCAGCTGGCCGAACTGGAACACGAACCCGAAGGCGTCACGCCGCAGCTCGGTGCGCTTGGTCTCGTTCAGCGTGTCGACCCGTGCGCCGTCGAACCACACCTCGCCCTGGTTCGGCGTGTAGATGCCGGCCAGGCAGTGCAGCAGCGTCGACTTCCCGGAGCCGGACGGCCCCATGATCGCCAGCAGCTCTCCGCGCTCCACGGCGACACTCGCCCCGCGCAGCGCCTGCGTCTGGCCGAACGCGCGGTGCACGTCCCGCGCTTCGAGGATGTATTGGCTCATCGCACTTCCCCCTGTTGCTTCCGGTCATCACTCACGACGCGGGCCAGGGCGGTCAGCCTGGCCGAGGTCAGCTCGATCCAGCGCAGATCGGCTTCGAGGTGGAACAGCCCGTAGTCGGCGAGCAGCGCGTCGACCGTCGGGCCGGTCCGCTTGAGCTCGGTGAGCTCGCGCATGCGCTTGAGGTGGGCGGCCCGCTGGGCGTCGAGGTAGCCCTCGGCGTCCTCGCCGAGCATGAGCGCCAGCACGACCTTGGAGAACAGGACCGTCTGCAGGTGCGGCTCGGGCTCCACGGTCTGCGACAGCCAGTCCATGACCTCGCCGCGCCCCAGATCGGTGATCGTGTAGCGCTTGCGGTCCGGCCCGTCCCCCGGCTCGGCCTCGCCGCCGACGACCTTCCCGTCCCGCGCCAGCCGGCCCAGGGTCGAGTAGACCTGGCCGTAGGGCAGCGGCTTGCCGTTGGCGAAGTGGCTGTCGTAGTCGCGCTTGAGGTCGTAGCCGTGGGTCGGCTGGCCTCGGGCCAGCAGGCCCAGCAGAGTCAGAGGGACGCTCACGGGAAGGACTATACACCCGAGGTATAACCCGAGTGAATAGTCTGTCCCGAGGGTGGGATCCGGCTGGTCAGCGGGATTTCCGTCGATGAGGCGGTCGAAGGCGACCGCGACGGGCCGGCTGCGGCGAAGACGCCGCAGGGCGTCCGAGAACACTTCGGGAACACTCGGGAAAAGCGAAAGGCCCGGTTCGGAGAGAACCGGGCCTTTCCCTAGTAGCGGGGACAGGATTTGAACCTGCGACCTCTGGGTTATGAGCCCAGCGAGCTACCGAGCTGCTCCACCCCGCGTCGGTGAATCAAAGGTAACCCGCGGGGGGCCGTCAGAGCAAATCGACCAAGCGCCGCACCATCCGGCCCCCGCGCCACACGCGTGTCACTTCGGCGGCGGCTGGCCGTTCTCGATGGCCTGAGCTCGGGCGAGGGCCTGCTGGACGGCTTGTTCGGCCTCGCCGAAGGTCTTCCAGTCCGGGGGCGACTTCGCCAGGGCCGCGGCCGCGGTGTTCTGGGCGGCGACGGCGTCCGCGAGGGCCTTCTTCAGGGCGTCGGCCTGGGGGCCGCTGGGAAGCGGGGACGCCGTGGAGCCCGGGGGTGCGGGGTTCTCGCCGGTGGTGGCGCCGGAGCTGCCGCCGAAGATCTCGTCGAGGCCCTGTTGCAGCGTGGGTTCATAGGCCGTCTTGCCGCCGAAGGCGACCAGGACGCCCTTCAGCAGCGGGGCTGTCGTCGGGCCGGCGAGGGGTGGCGCGTAGACCGGCTCCACGGACAGCAGGCCGCCGCCGACCGGGAACGTCAGCAGGTTGCCCTCGACCGTCTTCGGGGCGCTCAGCTGGCTCGCGTAGGTGCTGCGGAACGTGTTCTGGAGCTGTCCGGGGCCCGGCGCCGTAGTACCGGGAGGAAGTTCCAGCACTCTGATCTTGCCGTAGTCCGGGCCGGGGTCGGAGTCCACCGCCATGACCGCCGCCAGGGTGCCGCCGTTGGCCGAGGCCAGGGTCGAGGTGAGGGAGAACGTCGGCGCGCTCTGGCCGGGCATCTGGAGCGTCACGTAGGACGGCGACTGCGGGGGCGGACCGTCGGCGCCGTCCTTCGTCGGGTCGGCCGGGACGTTCCAGAACTCGGTGCCGGCGAAGAACTCCGAGGCCGTGAGCACGTGGTAGCGGCCGAGGAGGTCGCGCTGGGCGGTGAACAGGTCCTGCGGGTAGCGCAGGTGCGCCAGCAGGTCGGGGCTGATCGCCGAACGCGGCTTCACGGTGCCGGGGAAGGCCTTCATCCAGGTCTTCAGGATCGGGTCGCTCTCGTCCCAGGCGTAGAGGGTCACCGTGCCGTCGTAGGCGTCGACCGTGGCCTTCACCGCGTCGCGGACGTAGTTGACCTTGCCGCCGAGCTGCGTCGTCGTCGAGTACGGATACGCCGCCGTGCTCGTGTAGCCGTCCACCACCCACAGGATGCGGCCGCCCTCGACCACCGGGTACGGTGCCGCGTCGACGGTCAGCCACGGCGCCACGGCCCGCACGCGCTGCCCGGGGTCGCGGTCGTACATGATCCGCGAGTCCCTGTTCACCTGGTTGGAGAGCAGGATCTTCGGCTCCCGGAACTTCGCCGCGTACAGCAGCTTCTTCATGAACGAGTTGACCTGCACCCCGCCGTTGCCGCTGTACGTGGTGCTCTGCTGCGACGTCGGCGAGGCGTTGTCGGGATGGTCGAACTCGACCGGCGCGGCCTTCGGCAGGCCGCCGACGATCGAGTAGTCCGGCAGCCCCGGGCCGAAGTAGACGCGCTCCTCGTAGCCGGCGGGGGCGCCGGGGTCCGGGAGGCCCTGCTCGACGTAGTCCGGTGAGCCGTCGGCCAGCACGGCGTCGGTCTTGGCGGCCACGACGCCGTAGCCGTGGGTGTACTTCAGGTGGTCGTCGATCCACGTGTGCTGGGAGCCCGGCACCCCGGAGGGCTTGAGGCCGCGCACGCCGATGACGGTGTCCTGCGTCTTGCTCCCGACCTGGTAGCGGTCCACGGTCAGGTTGTCGGGGAAGCTGTAGAAGCCCTGGCCCTGCTGCTCGTCGAAGGCCTGCGAGACCACCGAGGGATCCACGACCGGGATCTGCGCGACCGTCTTGGCGTCGCCGGACAGCTGGTTCTTCGCGGCACCGGTCGTCGCCGGGTACGGGATCGGCTGGACGCCGTCCAGTCCGTAGGCGGCCCGCGTGGCGTCGATGTTCCGCTGGATGTACGGCGCCTCCTTCGTGCCCTGGCTCGGGTTCACCTGGAGCTGCTGCACCGCCAGCGGGTAGACCCCGCCTATCACCACCGCGGCCAGCACCATCAGCGAGACCCCGAGCGCCGGCAGGGCCCAGACGTGGCCGCCCCGGTCGATGTCCGGCGTCTGGGCCCGGACCAGCAGGCGCACGGCGTTGCCGAGGAACAGCAGCGCGCACAGCACGGCGATCACCAGGAGGATCTCCTTCGCCGGGATGACCGCGTGCACGTCCTTGTACGTCGGGCCGGCCCAGCCGCTGGTGATGGTGGAGGTGGCGACGGACAGCGAGTACCGGTCGAGCCAGTAGGCGTAGGCCTTCACCAGGACCAGGCAGCCGAGCAGGACCGAGATGTGCACCTGCGCGGCGCGGGTCGCCCGGGAGCCGAGGAACCTGCCGGCGGTGCGGGTGCCGGTCGGCGGGGTCAGGGCGACGCCGGCGAACAGGTAGTGCGTGAGGAGCGAGACCAGCAGGCTGAGGAGCACGGCCGCGACCAGGAAGCCCTGAATGTGGCGCAGCCAGGGCAGCGTGAAGACGTAGAAGCCGACATCCTTGTGGAACTGCGGGTCCTCGGTGCCGAACGGGACGGCGTTGGCCCACAGCATGTAGGTGCGCCACGACCCGGCGGAGGACGCGCCGGCGGCGATGCCGAACAGGACCGACACCCCGACCAGGATCCAGGCCAGGAACGGCGCCAGGCCCATGCGGTAGCGGTCCAGCGCCTGCTGCTCCATCGAGACCCCGGTCAGCGGCGGCCGGAAGCGGTAGGCGAGCCAGACGTTGGTGCCGACGGCGGCCGCCATCAGCGCGCCGAAGACCAGGAACAGCACGATCTGGGTGAGCGTCCGGGTCCGGTAGACCGGCCCCGCACCGACCGAGTGGTACCAGAGGTAGGAGGTGTAGACGCCGTCGAAGAGCAGGAAGAGCACGACCAGCACGGCCATGATCACGATGGTGATGGCCAGCACTCTGGTCCGGCGGGGCGGAACGCCGAACGCCACCCGATGGCCGCCCGCGGAACCGAACCTTCCGGATGATCCGGCCGGGTGCCCGCTCCCGTCGCCCCCGGCGTCCCTGTCATCCCCGCCGAAGTTCTCGAACGCCACGGCCTCAGCGTACGCCGAGGGCGGGGCCGGACGGCGGGCGCCGCACGGTGTGTTCGTCATATGGAAAGGCCGGAGCGGCTCGGACGTCGCTGGGGGGCTCCGCGGGGGCGGCACGGCGCGTGGACGGACGTCTCGCCGGCGGCCGGCCGACACCGAGTCGGCGGTCCGCCGCCGCGCAGTCGCCGCTCAGTCGATGCCCGGTCGGCGCCCGTTCGGCGGCATCGGCGAGCCGAGGGACAATGGCGCCATGAGTTCTGTCGCCAGCGTGGCCCTGATGCAGTCCGTCGTCGAGATCGAGCAGCACGTCGCCGCCGACGGCTGGAACCAGCGCCCGCGCATGTTCGCCCTGGTGCCGACGGCCGAACTGCTGATCACGCAGCCCCGGATGGCCGCGGCCCTGGGCCTCACCGACGAGGCCAAGGAGTCCGGCGGCATCCCCACTCTGACCTCGATCGAGCAGGACGGCCTGGCCCTGGACCAGCCCCTGGACGAGATGCTGGCCAAGATGGTCTGGCCGAAGACGGTCGAGGGCTGCGCGCTGGTCATCGAGTCGCAGATGCTGCCGCCGAGCGCCGAGGCGCAGATCCCGCAGGACCTGGAGGGCGCGGCGCTGGAGCGCTGGGTGGCGAAGCACCCGGAGCGGCAGGACGTGCGGATGGCGGTGGCCGTGTTGCGCGACGGGACGCGGCAGGCCGCGATCCGGCTGCGGTCGAAGGACTCGGACATGGAGGTGCTGTCCGGTCCCGACCTGGTGCCGAACCTGGCGACCGCGCTGCTGGGGACGTTCGAGGAGTGAGCGGGCTCCGGGGCGAGAGCAGGCTCCGGAAGGCGCGAGAGCTCCGGGACTAAAGCGAGCTTCGGGAAGTGAACAAGTAAGGGCGGCAGGCCGTATCGGCCCACCGCCCACGTTCCGAGGCCGCCGCGGTCGTCGCCGCAGCGGCCGGGCTACCTCAGCTGCATCCCTGGGGCGTCCCGCCGGCCCGCAGCGTGTTCAGCGCGTTCAGCGCGTCCTGCAGCGTGTTCACCTTCACCAGGCGCAGCCCGCTCGGGGCGTTCTTGGCCGCGTCCGCGCAGTTGTCGGCCGGGGTCAGGAAGACGGTCGCGCCGTCCCGCTTGGCGGCCAGCGTCTTCATCTGCACGCCGCCGATCGGGCCGACCTTGCCGGTGGCGTCGATGGTGCCGGTCCCGGCGATCTTCAGGCCGCCGGTCAGGTCCTGCTGCGAGAGCTCGTCGATGATGCCGAGCGCGAACATCATGCCGGCGCTGGGGCCGCCGACGTTGTCCAGCTGGATCTTCACGCTGAACGGGAAGACGTTCTGGGTGCCCGGCAGGAAGCCGACCAGCGCCCGGGAAGGGCCGCTGTCGTGCGACTGCGTCGTGACCACCGAGACCTGCTGCTGCTTGCCGTCCCGGGTCACGGTGAACACCACGGTGTCGCCCGGCTTGTGCTTCTGGATCAGGGTGTGGACGTCGTCGGGGTTCACCAGCGCGGTGCCGTCCACCGCGTCGATCACGTCCTGCGGCTGCAGCTTGCCGTCGGCCGGGCTGCCGGGCGTCACCGAGTCCACGATCACCTCGGTCTTCACCGGCTTGATCCCCTTGGCGGCCAGCGCCGCGGTGATCGCCTGGTCTTCGGAGTCGTCGAACATCGCGGTGTTCTGCTGGGTCGCCTCCTGCGCGGTCTGGCCCGCGGGGTAGATGACCGTGCGCGGGACCACGATCTTGTCGCTGGACAGCCAGCCGGACAGGACCTCGACGCTGTTCGGCT is part of the Catenulispora sp. EB89 genome and encodes:
- a CDS encoding sensor domain-containing protein, whose amino-acid sequence is MPTGTKGVSIAVLTAVVLATAACGGSAKKAAAPPATSSTGSGTSAGSATATTSAATSSGAPTGAPGGSLTTAQISALLLTDKDDAGYTFNASQDGTAVTTAQDTVTTGGAACQTFVDAEEALSTKYGTTAEVDRQLSKPNVAIGIESSVIAFPSADKAAAMISDLATGLKTCKNLAITQSGTVSVVMTPSAIPELTKDGQAGYIDYMSAGGKTELLAADLVHVGTAVSVVAFIGPMSNDPALLQQMGGKQLSHLSDVQVARLKAAQGLS
- a CDS encoding FtsX-like permease family protein, with the protein product MGMRLTLRGGREAVVRLVVTSLAVAVGVAVMLGVFSLFNAYQSTTARQCWECSPTGVGTSNAASGPHRGAGANGANGANGATNADTNPDGTINVAAAEQAGAKELWNFSQDFYQGTELRRLDVAALTADAPTLPGMTAVPAAGEYYVSPALSHLLATVPAAELGARFPGHQVGLIPKTALYSPQELAIVIGHTPADLAKRPATESITAMSTVKEVKGTTTIYRFAFAFGTVALLLPIIIMVGTATRLSAARREERYAAMRLVGATPRQVATVASVESFVGAALGAVLGTLVYLAVSSQVAKVNVTGTLFFPSEVSPGLLGYLGTLILVPVVAAFAAVRSLRRVQYDPLAVTRKATPKPPTVKRLIPLVLGVALFVVAVNMPATSNTDAVVYPSLILTMWGVVFAGPWVTMWASRLLARIGGGAATTLAARRLADDPRATFRTVAGVTVAVFVGTAVAGVLPTAVAAETSGQRAPLTDVLRLRYDMGGPGQPGGLTPAQATTTLADLRAMPGVSAIPIYLGADTSGWSPDSGTPPPLGWQPPMQYVSCADVKVLPALGSCAPGRTVSVIAGDELFIDNPLMLHLPVMGYSDVDRVSGEGTTASVPSDLDLSKLDVTTLMVAAANPATLERARTYLDVHAPVLIGMGSPDQWSTNAAGPMTFGEVASVREEQYRAAQQMIMFVVGLTLFVAGCGIAVATAGSLVERKRPFTLLRLSGAPLAVLRRVVFLESALPLVAVSVLAGLAAYAMALIAVRTMAKGVSMSFPLATYSISVSVVLVAALGVILGSMTLLSRMTRSEYARFE
- a CDS encoding ABC transporter ATP-binding protein, whose product is MSQYILEARDVHRAFGQTQALRGASVAVERGELLAIMGPSGSGKSTLLHCLAGIYTPNQGEVWFDGARVDTLNETKRTELRRDAFGFVFQFGQLVPELTALDNIALPLLLAKKPRKQAYAQAAPWLERLGLQEHGDHRSGELSGGQAQRVALARALVHKPRVLFADEPTGALDTLTGETVMNLLVNTVREEGTTVVLVTHDARVAAYADREIVVRDGRALTTPSSAVA
- a CDS encoding PadR family transcriptional regulator codes for the protein MSVPLTLLGLLARGQPTHGYDLKRDYDSHFANGKPLPYGQVYSTLGRLARDGKVVGGEAEPGDGPDRKRYTITDLGRGEVMDWLSQTVEPEPHLQTVLFSKVVLALMLGEDAEGYLDAQRAAHLKRMRELTELKRTGPTVDALLADYGLFHLEADLRWIELTSARLTALARVVSDDRKQQGEVR
- a CDS encoding UPF0182 family protein, which gives rise to MAFENFGGDDRDAGGDGSGHPAGSSGRFGSAGGHRVAFGVPPRRTRVLAITIVIMAVLVVLFLLFDGVYTSYLWYHSVGAGPVYRTRTLTQIVLFLVFGALMAAAVGTNVWLAYRFRPPLTGVSMEQQALDRYRMGLAPFLAWILVGVSVLFGIAAGASSAGSWRTYMLWANAVPFGTEDPQFHKDVGFYVFTLPWLRHIQGFLVAAVLLSLLVSLLTHYLFAGVALTPPTGTRTAGRFLGSRATRAAQVHISVLLGCLVLVKAYAYWLDRYSLSVATSTITSGWAGPTYKDVHAVIPAKEILLVIAVLCALLFLGNAVRLLVRAQTPDIDRGGHVWALPALGVSLMVLAAVVIGGVYPLAVQQLQVNPSQGTKEAPYIQRNIDATRAAYGLDGVQPIPYPATTGAAKNQLSGDAKTVAQIPVVDPSVVSQAFDEQQGQGFYSFPDNLTVDRYQVGSKTQDTVIGVRGLKPSGVPGSQHTWIDDHLKYTHGYGVVAAKTDAVLADGSPDYVEQGLPDPGAPAGYEERVYFGPGLPDYSIVGGLPKAAPVEFDHPDNASPTSQQSTTYSGNGGVQVNSFMKKLLYAAKFREPKILLSNQVNRDSRIMYDRDPGQRVRAVAPWLTVDAAPYPVVEGGRILWVVDGYTSTAAYPYSTTTQLGGKVNYVRDAVKATVDAYDGTVTLYAWDESDPILKTWMKAFPGTVKPRSAISPDLLAHLRYPQDLFTAQRDLLGRYHVLTASEFFAGTEFWNVPADPTKDGADGPPPQSPSYVTLQMPGQSAPTFSLTSTLASANGGTLAAVMAVDSDPGPDYGKIRVLELPPGTTAPGPGQLQNTFRSTYASQLSAPKTVEGNLLTFPVGGGLLSVEPVYAPPLAGPTTAPLLKGVLVAFGGKTAYEPTLQQGLDEIFGGSSGATTGENPAPPGSTASPLPSGPQADALKKALADAVAAQNTAAAALAKSPPDWKTFGEAEQAVQQALARAQAIENGQPPPK
- a CDS encoding PPA1309 family protein, producing MSSVASVALMQSVVEIEQHVAADGWNQRPRMFALVPTAELLITQPRMAAALGLTDEAKESGGIPTLTSIEQDGLALDQPLDEMLAKMVWPKTVEGCALVIESQMLPPSAEAQIPQDLEGAALERWVAKHPERQDVRMAVAVLRDGTRQAAIRLRSKDSDMEVLSGPDLVPNLATALLGTFEE
- a CDS encoding PDZ domain-containing protein, encoding MQRRALTLSLAGTTVALLTASAFLIPTPYAEMSPGPTYDTLGSYSTDSGQPAKPVIDISGTQTFPHGSGGQLRMVTVEVSRADYKPNSVEVLSGWLSSDKIVVPRTVIYPAGQTAQEATQQNTAMFDDSEDQAITAALAAKGIKPVKTEVIVDSVTPGSPADGKLQPQDVIDAVDGTALVNPDDVHTLIQKHKPGDTVVFTVTRDGKQQQVSVVTTQSHDSGPSRALVGFLPGTQNVFPFSVKIQLDNVGGPSAGMMFALGIIDELSQQDLTGGLKIAGTGTIDATGKVGPIGGVQMKTLAAKRDGATVFLTPADNCADAAKNAPSGLRLVKVNTLQDALNALNTLRAGGTPQGCS